The following coding sequences are from one Leptolyngbya sp. NIES-3755 window:
- a CDS encoding arsenite-activated ATPase ArsA (similar to AA sequence:cyanobase_aa:LBDG_19430): MKTLNSFDFLRLAMFSGKGGVGKSTLSSGFARRWAKQFPNERILLLSTDPAHSLGDVLQMDVDNTARSVDDLPNLSVRALAAELLLKDFKLNYGEILERLVERGSFVEKGDLSSVWDLGWSGLDELMGILEIHRLLKEKIVDRIVVDMAPSGHTLALFNLMDFLQEFLSALELFQQKHRTLSETFTGRYTPDEVDRFLETMQQDLIDGRSLLQDRSRSACFIVAIAEWLSLRESQRFLKSLETLEIPFGGLFLNQIHTQSEPLIEKFKNTFEPGSLITIPQQNQEPIGGNAIDHLIAQIGSSSSISISPSVQSSIKLPDFISEGRKLLLIGGKGGVGKTTVAAAIALDLAKQYPDKKIRVISIDPAHSLGDAFGTELGHEPTNLSPNLSAQEIDARSMLDDFREAYLWELADMMSGETGDDSLQIAYTPEAWRKIMSQALPGIEEMLSLIEVMELLDSQAQDLIILDTAPTGHLLRFLEMPSVLSDWLAWIFKLWLKYQNVIGHTEFMSRLRTLRQRIVQTHKKLQNSEHTEFIGVVQNRSTILAETERLIQALEQLQVHQRYIVHNRAEHSIEQFAGKAIVTLPNVSAELPPFAQLEKVAELIR; this comes from the coding sequence ATGAAGACTCTGAATTCGTTTGATTTTCTGCGTTTGGCAATGTTTAGCGGTAAAGGTGGCGTGGGTAAATCTACGCTGTCAAGTGGCTTTGCTCGCAGATGGGCGAAACAGTTTCCGAATGAGCGAATCTTGCTGCTCTCGACTGATCCAGCCCATTCACTCGGCGATGTGCTGCAAATGGATGTGGATAACACAGCGAGATCTGTTGATGATTTGCCGAATTTGAGTGTTAGAGCGTTAGCTGCTGAATTGCTGCTCAAAGACTTCAAATTGAACTATGGCGAGATTTTAGAACGATTAGTCGAACGGGGAAGCTTTGTTGAAAAAGGGGATTTATCTTCGGTCTGGGATTTGGGCTGGTCGGGACTTGACGAACTGATGGGAATTCTCGAAATTCATCGATTGTTAAAAGAGAAGATTGTCGATCGCATTGTGGTCGATATGGCTCCAAGCGGTCACACTCTAGCATTGTTCAATCTGATGGATTTTCTGCAAGAGTTCCTATCTGCATTGGAGCTATTTCAGCAAAAACACCGCACCCTGAGCGAGACATTTACAGGACGCTACACCCCTGATGAAGTCGATCGCTTTCTTGAAACAATGCAGCAAGATTTAATTGATGGACGATCGCTATTACAAGATCGATCGCGGTCTGCTTGTTTTATTGTTGCGATCGCAGAATGGCTAAGTCTACGAGAATCCCAACGCTTTCTCAAATCTCTGGAAACACTAGAGATTCCATTCGGTGGATTATTTCTAAATCAGATTCATACCCAGAGCGAACCATTGATTGAAAAGTTTAAGAATACGTTTGAGCCTGGATCGTTGATCACGATTCCACAGCAGAATCAGGAACCGATTGGAGGAAACGCGATCGATCATCTCATTGCACAAATCGGGAGTTCAAGTTCTATCTCAATTTCTCCCTCTGTTCAGTCTTCAATCAAGCTTCCAGACTTTATCTCAGAAGGTCGCAAACTGTTATTAATTGGTGGAAAAGGTGGCGTTGGAAAAACAACGGTTGCAGCCGCGATCGCGCTCGATCTTGCAAAACAATATCCTGATAAAAAAATTCGTGTAATCTCGATTGATCCTGCTCATTCGCTTGGTGACGCGTTCGGAACTGAACTGGGGCATGAACCGACTAATCTTTCTCCGAACTTAAGCGCTCAAGAAATTGATGCTCGATCGATGCTCGATGATTTTCGCGAAGCTTACCTTTGGGAATTAGCTGACATGATGAGCGGTGAAACTGGAGATGATTCGCTACAAATTGCTTACACTCCCGAAGCCTGGCGAAAAATCATGTCTCAAGCACTTCCTGGCATCGAAGAAATGCTTTCACTCATTGAAGTGATGGAACTGCTCGACTCACAGGCACAAGATTTGATTATTCTCGACACGGCTCCAACTGGACATCTATTACGGTTTCTAGAAATGCCTTCGGTGCTCTCAGACTGGTTGGCTTGGATTTTCAAACTCTGGCTCAAATATCAAAACGTGATTGGTCATACCGAATTCATGAGCCGATTAAGAACATTGCGTCAACGAATTGTTCAAACTCATAAAAAACTTCAGAATTCCGAACACACAGAGTTTATTGGTGTGGTGCAGAACCGATCGACAATCCTCGCTGAAACCGAGCGTCTGATCCAAGCTCTAGAACAATTGCAAGTTCATCAGCGCTACATCGTTCACAATCGCGCCGAACACTCGATCGAGCAATTCGCTGGAAAAGCGATCGTCACCCTTCCAAACGTTTCCGCTGAACTTCCTCCTTTCGCCCAGTTAGAGAAAGTTGCGGAACTAATCCGATAG
- a CDS encoding hypothetical protein (Protein of unknown function DUF820;~similar to AA sequence:cyanobase_aa:Ava_B0094) → MTQTRSQTQRLTFEEYLSYDDGTDTRYELVDGELIEMPPESDENNDIAKRILFELLKHFSISLIAYKDTEIEVSGRFARCRLPDLILHTEDSKAALNQTRRATITHEMPPPAIVIEVVSPGTTNRDRDYRHKRTEYAARCIPEYWIIDSEMQQITICTWDNGQYEDQIRRGEEHLQSKIAPGFALTVNQIFNPTPI, encoded by the coding sequence ATGACTCAGACTCGATCTCAAACCCAGCGGCTAACTTTTGAGGAGTATCTGTCTTATGACGATGGAACAGATACACGATACGAACTTGTGGACGGGGAACTAATCGAGATGCCGCCAGAAAGTGATGAAAACAACGATATTGCCAAGCGAATTTTGTTTGAACTTCTCAAGCATTTTTCAATCAGTCTAATTGCTTATAAGGATACTGAAATCGAGGTATCTGGGAGATTTGCAAGATGCCGACTGCCTGACTTGATTTTGCATACGGAAGACTCTAAAGCAGCCTTAAATCAAACAAGACGCGCAACGATTACTCACGAAATGCCCCCTCCCGCGATCGTCATTGAAGTCGTTTCTCCAGGCACAACAAATCGAGACAGAGATTACCGCCACAAACGCACCGAATACGCCGCTCGTTGTATTCCTGAATATTGGATTATCGATTCAGAAATGCAGCAAATCACGATTTGTACTTGGGACAATGGACAGTACGAAGATCAGATTCGTCGCGGCGAAGAACACTTGCAATCTAAAATCGCGCCGGGTTTTGCGCTCACGGTAAATCAAATCTTCAACCCCACACCAATTTGA
- a CDS encoding 6-pyruvoyl tetrahydropterin synthase and hypothetical protein (similar to AA sequence:cyanobase_aa:LBDG_19440), translating into MKCIIDRRAQFSASHRYYLPELSEAENIERFGACTRSPGHGHNYVVYVSMLGDLDEYGMVLNLSDVKHVIKREVTSQLDFSFLNDAWAEFQQTLPTTENIARSIWNRLASHLPIVKIRLYEHPELWADYLGNNMEAYLTISTHFSAAHRLARPDLSFEKNCEIYGKCARPNGHGHNYHLEVTIKGEIDPRTGMIADLVAFQKAVDDYVVEPFDHTFLNKDIPYFEKVVPTAENIAVHIRDLLEDPIRQIGAQLYKVKLIESPNNSCEVYGAAATDAIPLLMREPAFAQI; encoded by the coding sequence ATGAAATGTATCATCGATCGCCGCGCTCAGTTTTCGGCAAGTCATCGGTACTACTTGCCAGAATTGAGCGAAGCGGAGAACATCGAGCGATTTGGAGCCTGTACTCGATCGCCCGGACATGGACATAACTATGTAGTGTATGTCTCGATGTTGGGCGACTTAGACGAATACGGCATGGTCCTCAATCTGTCCGATGTCAAGCACGTGATCAAGCGTGAAGTGACCAGCCAGCTTGATTTTTCCTTTCTAAATGATGCCTGGGCAGAATTCCAGCAAACCCTTCCCACCACCGAAAATATTGCTCGATCGATTTGGAATCGACTGGCATCGCACTTACCGATCGTCAAAATTCGACTGTACGAACATCCTGAACTCTGGGCAGATTATCTAGGAAACAATATGGAAGCCTACCTCACCATTAGTACTCACTTCAGTGCCGCTCATCGTCTCGCTCGTCCGGATCTAAGCTTTGAGAAGAATTGCGAAATTTACGGTAAATGCGCTCGTCCAAACGGTCACGGTCATAACTATCACCTCGAAGTCACAATCAAAGGTGAAATCGATCCGAGAACAGGAATGATTGCAGATTTAGTCGCGTTCCAAAAAGCGGTCGATGATTACGTCGTGGAACCCTTTGATCATACGTTCTTGAACAAAGATATTCCTTATTTTGAGAAGGTTGTGCCTACAGCGGAAAATATTGCTGTTCACATTCGCGATTTGCTGGAAGATCCGATTCGGCAAATTGGGGCGCAATTGTACAAAGTGAAATTGATTGAGAGTCCAAACAATTCTTGTGAGGTGTATGGAGCGGCGGCGACCGATGCGATTCCGCTGTTGATGCGTGAACCTGCATTTGCACAAATTTGA
- a CDS encoding N-acetyl-gamma-glutamyl-phosphate reductase ArgC (similar to AA sequence:cyanobase_aa:LBDG_23930) has protein sequence MGDSERVSVGIVGASGYGGVQLVRLLLEHPRLKLAYLGGESTAGQEFSTQYPHLFHAVQQQIEPIDLDKIAERCEVVFLSLPNGLAMKMAPVLIEKGCKVLDLSADYRFSDLNVYQQWYGGDRQDQAIAETAVYGLPELYRDRIAQAQLVGCPGCYPTASLLALSPLLKQGLIVPETAIIDAKSGTSGGGRVPKTNFLLAEADNSLGAYGVARHRHTPEIEQVCSDLAGHEILIQFTPHLIPMVRGILATVYATLRDPGLVRDDLLTIYGAFYRSSPWVKLLPSGTYPQTKWACGTNLCYIGIEVDARTGRVIVMSAIDNLMKGQAGQAIQCLNIMMGWDETLGLPKFSFYP, from the coding sequence ATGGGTGATTCAGAACGGGTCTCCGTTGGAATAGTTGGGGCATCAGGCTATGGGGGCGTTCAGCTCGTTCGCCTGCTGCTTGAGCATCCCCGCCTGAAGTTGGCTTACTTGGGTGGAGAGAGCACGGCTGGACAGGAATTTTCTACTCAGTATCCACATCTGTTTCATGCGGTACAACAGCAAATCGAACCAATTGATCTCGATAAAATTGCTGAACGTTGTGAAGTCGTCTTTTTGTCGCTGCCGAATGGGTTAGCGATGAAAATGGCTCCAGTCTTAATTGAGAAGGGATGTAAGGTGCTGGATTTGTCAGCCGATTATCGCTTCTCGGATTTGAATGTGTATCAACAGTGGTATGGCGGCGATCGACAGGATCAAGCGATCGCAGAAACGGCAGTTTATGGTTTGCCGGAACTGTATCGCGATCGAATCGCTCAAGCTCAATTAGTAGGATGTCCGGGATGCTACCCGACTGCAAGTTTGTTGGCATTGTCTCCATTGTTAAAACAAGGACTCATAGTTCCAGAAACCGCGATCATCGATGCAAAATCCGGAACATCTGGAGGCGGACGTGTACCAAAAACAAACTTTCTTTTAGCAGAAGCCGATAATTCTCTGGGGGCTTATGGGGTGGCAAGACACCGCCACACTCCAGAGATAGAGCAGGTTTGCAGCGATTTAGCAGGGCATGAAATCTTGATTCAATTCACGCCACATTTGATACCGATGGTGCGCGGGATTTTAGCAACGGTTTACGCAACGTTACGTGATCCGGGATTGGTTCGCGATGATTTGCTGACCATTTACGGTGCATTTTATCGATCGTCGCCCTGGGTGAAGTTGCTGCCGAGTGGAACCTATCCACAAACGAAATGGGCGTGTGGGACCAATCTTTGCTACATCGGGATTGAAGTCGATGCGCGAACGGGACGAGTGATTGTCATGTCAGCGATCGACAATCTGATGAAGGGGCAAGCTGGACAAGCCATTCAATGTCTCAACATTATGATGGGCTGGGATGAAACTTTGGGATTGCCGAAATTTAGCTTTTATCCTTAA
- a CDS encoding bifunctional 3,4-dihydroxy-2-butanone 4-phosphate synthase/GTP cyclohydrolase II/unknown domain fusion protein (similar to AA sequence:cyanobase_aa:LBDG_23940) — MVALNFSVKSSQPTYTQPFTFDSIEDALADLQAGKAIVVVDDENRENEGDVICAAQYATADMINFMAVYARGLICLAMTGERLDELDIPLMVRENTDTNQTAFTVSIDASPRIGVTTGISADDRAKTIQVVLDPETRPTDLRRPGHIFPLRAREGGVLKRAGHTEAAVDLAQLAGLYPAGVICEIQNADGSMARLPELIQYSKEHELKIISIADLISYRLRHERFVHRETVADLPSQFGHFKIYGYRNLLDNTEHVAIVKGDPAEFSNQPVMVRVHSECLTGDSLGSLRCDCRVQLEAALKMIEHNGSGVVVYLRQEGRGIGLVNKLKAYSLQDLGLDTVEANERLGFPADLRDYGVGAQILNDLGVKEIRLITNNPRKIAGLKGYGLEMVDRVPLLTEATTYNLNYLTTKAEKLGHLFLRTYLTTIALHLRDNLNSVTERYALLEKLRHVAKSHDLMLQEENRPMALALFDRSSLIIHLGFEQEIVDDAEWYKSPEHPFNRSIAKILDDIALGLSLEKLEFLVSPGTDPLVGLQVQLDRQTFPLGHPLPSKVCEALSTQTIYSFVKL; from the coding sequence GTGGTCGCCTTGAACTTCTCTGTTAAATCGTCTCAACCAACCTATACCCAACCGTTCACCTTTGACTCGATCGAGGATGCGTTAGCTGATCTCCAAGCTGGGAAAGCGATCGTCGTTGTCGATGATGAGAACCGAGAGAACGAGGGGGATGTCATCTGCGCCGCGCAGTATGCCACCGCTGACATGATCAATTTCATGGCAGTTTACGCAAGAGGTCTGATCTGTCTCGCCATGACTGGGGAGCGATTAGATGAGTTAGATATTCCGCTGATGGTGCGTGAAAACACGGACACGAATCAGACGGCGTTCACAGTTAGTATTGATGCCTCGCCTCGAATCGGTGTTACTACGGGGATCTCCGCAGACGATCGAGCGAAAACGATCCAAGTGGTACTCGATCCTGAGACTCGTCCAACTGATTTGCGTCGTCCGGGTCATATTTTCCCGCTTCGAGCGCGAGAAGGTGGAGTGCTGAAACGAGCAGGACATACTGAAGCTGCGGTCGATTTGGCGCAGTTAGCGGGATTGTATCCAGCGGGTGTGATTTGCGAGATTCAAAATGCGGATGGTTCAATGGCGCGATTGCCAGAATTGATTCAGTACTCGAAAGAGCACGAGTTGAAGATTATTAGCATTGCGGATCTCATTAGCTATCGATTGCGGCATGAACGGTTCGTGCATCGGGAAACGGTTGCTGATTTGCCCTCTCAATTTGGGCACTTTAAAATTTACGGCTATCGGAACCTCCTAGATAATACGGAGCACGTTGCGATCGTCAAAGGCGATCCCGCAGAGTTCTCGAATCAGCCTGTGATGGTGCGGGTTCACTCCGAGTGTTTGACCGGCGATTCGCTGGGTTCACTTCGTTGTGATTGTCGAGTCCAGCTTGAAGCGGCTCTGAAAATGATTGAGCATAATGGCTCTGGAGTCGTGGTCTATCTGCGCCAGGAAGGACGTGGGATCGGACTGGTGAACAAGCTCAAAGCGTATTCGCTGCAAGATCTCGGACTGGATACGGTCGAAGCGAATGAACGATTGGGCTTCCCAGCAGATTTGCGCGATTATGGGGTCGGCGCTCAGATTTTGAATGATTTGGGTGTGAAAGAGATTCGATTGATTACGAATAATCCTCGTAAGATCGCAGGTCTGAAAGGCTATGGATTGGAGATGGTCGATCGCGTTCCACTCTTGACCGAAGCCACGACCTACAACTTGAATTACTTAACGACCAAAGCAGAGAAACTGGGTCACTTGTTTCTTCGCACCTATTTGACCACGATCGCGCTGCATCTACGGGATAATCTCAACTCGGTGACGGAGCGTTATGCTCTGTTAGAAAAATTGCGGCATGTGGCGAAGTCTCACGATCTGATGCTTCAAGAAGAAAATCGACCGATGGCGTTAGCGTTGTTCGATCGCTCTTCATTGATCATTCATTTAGGATTCGAGCAAGAAATCGTCGATGATGCTGAATGGTACAAGTCACCGGAGCATCCGTTTAATCGATCGATCGCGAAAATTCTCGATGATATTGCGTTGGGCTTGTCATTAGAGAAACTGGAGTTCTTAGTTTCACCGGGAACTGACCCGCTCGTGGGACTGCAAGTTCAACTCGATCGACAAACGTTCCCGCTGGGTCATCCACTCCCGTCTAAAGTCTGTGAAGCGCTTTCGACGCAAACGATTTACAGTTTTGTAAAACTCTAG
- a CDS encoding multi-sensor signal transduction histidine kinase (similar to AA sequence:cyanobase_aa:LBDG_23950), which yields MAAATLVVSIVMSGLTFWAVNTIQMDARMNDTRFGSDLGLLLAANVSPLVNEENRTELARFSHRFYGSTSSIRYMLYADAEGSIFFGIPFSDSEVQNSLTIQRKIQLPEDFTDRTDRPMVRQHITPDGEVTDVFVPLVYEGKYLGVLAIGTNPNPTVVTSSHLTRDVTIAVFVSIWVMVILGAVFNALQITKPIRELVIGVRNIAKGNFKQRVDLPVGAGVELSELIASFNDMAERLERYEEQNIEELTAEKAKLETLISTIADGAVLLDANMQIVLANPTARKIFGWDSKAIEGENALHAFPIAVQIELTRPLFQMAQGELREEAEFRITAIEPNNRTLRVLLNAVVDPVRDNVKGIAVTVQDITREVELNEAKSQFISNVSHELRTPLFNIKSFIETLYEYGEELTDTQKHEFLETANRETDRLTRLVNDVLDLSRLESCKIYQFEAIDLIQPIEQTLRTYQLNAKDKGIELIQDVEPNLPPVFGHYDLLLQVFANLVGNALKFTEAGGKVAIRAYSLPTHEAQSQQFVRVEVCDTGIGIDGVDQEAIFDRFFRVENRVHTLEGTGLGLSIVKNIIERHRSRVRLVSEVGCGTTFWFDLVVFQETPEIVELTIEPAELEAVNAP from the coding sequence ATGGCGGCAGCTACGTTAGTGGTCTCGATCGTCATGAGCGGTTTAACCTTTTGGGCGGTGAATACGATCCAGATGGATGCCCGAATGAACGATACGCGATTTGGTAGCGATTTGGGGTTACTGTTAGCAGCGAACGTTTCGCCCTTGGTGAATGAAGAGAATCGAACCGAACTCGCTCGATTTTCGCATCGGTTTTATGGCAGTACTTCTAGTATTCGCTACATGCTTTATGCGGACGCGGAAGGCAGTATCTTTTTTGGAATTCCATTTTCTGATTCCGAAGTTCAGAATTCGTTAACGATCCAGCGCAAGATTCAACTGCCCGAAGATTTTACCGATCGTACCGATCGACCCATGGTTCGCCAGCATATTACTCCGGATGGCGAGGTCACAGATGTCTTCGTGCCACTGGTTTATGAAGGGAAATATTTGGGTGTTTTAGCGATCGGAACAAATCCGAATCCAACGGTCGTTACTTCTTCACACTTAACGCGAGATGTGACGATCGCTGTTTTCGTCTCGATCTGGGTGATGGTCATCCTTGGAGCCGTCTTTAATGCGCTACAAATCACCAAACCGATTCGTGAATTGGTCATCGGCGTTCGCAATATTGCTAAGGGGAACTTCAAACAGCGCGTTGATTTGCCAGTCGGCGCAGGAGTTGAACTGAGTGAACTGATCGCCAGCTTCAATGACATGGCAGAACGATTAGAACGCTATGAAGAGCAGAACATTGAAGAACTGACCGCAGAGAAAGCAAAATTAGAAACGCTGATTTCTACGATCGCGGATGGTGCAGTGCTACTCGATGCCAATATGCAGATCGTGTTAGCGAATCCAACGGCTCGAAAGATTTTTGGTTGGGATAGTAAAGCGATCGAAGGCGAAAACGCGCTCCATGCTTTCCCGATCGCGGTTCAGATTGAACTGACTCGACCGCTGTTTCAGATGGCGCAAGGCGAGTTGCGAGAAGAAGCAGAATTTCGGATTACCGCGATCGAGCCGAATAATCGAACGCTGCGAGTCTTACTGAATGCTGTGGTTGATCCCGTTCGCGACAATGTAAAAGGGATTGCTGTTACCGTTCAAGACATTACTCGCGAAGTTGAACTGAATGAAGCGAAGAGCCAGTTCATCAGCAATGTATCTCATGAACTGAGAACGCCACTGTTCAATATCAAATCATTTATTGAAACGCTTTATGAATACGGCGAAGAATTGACCGACACTCAGAAGCATGAATTCCTAGAGACTGCAAATCGAGAAACCGATCGATTAACTCGCTTAGTCAATGATGTGCTCGATCTCTCTCGATTAGAGTCCTGCAAGATTTATCAATTTGAAGCGATCGACTTAATTCAACCGATCGAACAAACGCTCAGAACTTATCAACTGAATGCAAAAGATAAAGGGATCGAACTGATTCAAGATGTCGAGCCAAACTTACCACCCGTATTTGGACATTACGACCTTCTGCTTCAGGTGTTCGCGAATCTAGTTGGCAATGCGTTGAAATTCACCGAAGCGGGTGGAAAAGTCGCCATTCGAGCTTATTCACTCCCTACGCATGAAGCTCAATCTCAACAGTTTGTTCGCGTCGAAGTGTGTGACACAGGAATTGGAATCGATGGAGTTGATCAAGAAGCTATCTTCGATCGATTCTTCCGAGTTGAAAATCGGGTGCATACGCTCGAAGGCACTGGACTCGGACTCTCGATCGTGAAAAACATTATCGAGCGGCATCGCAGTCGAGTCCGGTTAGTGAGCGAAGTCGGGTGCGGAACGACATTCTGGTTTGATCTCGTGGTTTTTCAAGAAACGCCAGAGATCGTAGAATTAACGATTGAACCGGCTGAACTTGAAGCGGTAAATGCACCCTAA
- a CDS encoding phosphoribosylamine--glycine ligase (similar to AA sequence:cyanobase_aa:LBDG_23960), producing the protein MKIHDFLCIKNFSDGLKICTGLAVTFMIDRASHEIHSRVRGTVRVLVVGNGGREHALAWKFLQSPQVQQVVCVPGNGGTATLKNCRNLALSIDDFEGMARYALVNNIRMVVVGPELPLSLGITDYLRQQDLTVFGPTQAGAQIESSKAWAKELMREAGIPTAQSEVFTDANSAKEYVRAQGAPIVIKADGLAAGKGVTVAESVEQAESAIEACFSGQFGEAGSQVVIEECLTGQEVSILAVTDGLTIRPLLPAQDHKRIGEGDTGENTGGMGAYAPAPIATPELMNRIQQEVLEPAIKTLRDRQIDYRGVLYAGLMITPEGDPKVIEFNCRFGDPETQAILPLLETPLEKLLYACTQQKLAEFPEIEWKSGAATCVVIASGGYPGSYAKGLPVTGIEAAEETGAAVFHAGTQLKNYQLVTEGGRVFGVSAIGETFDQSIHAAYRAVDRIQFEGMYYRRDIGHRVKSK; encoded by the coding sequence ATGAAAATTCATGATTTTTTGTGCATCAAAAACTTTTCAGATGGGCTTAAGATTTGTACTGGACTAGCGGTGACATTCATGATCGATCGCGCTAGTCATGAGATTCATTCACGAGTGAGGGGAACTGTGAGAGTTTTGGTCGTTGGCAATGGTGGGCGTGAACATGCCCTAGCTTGGAAGTTCTTGCAGTCCCCGCAAGTGCAGCAGGTCGTTTGTGTTCCAGGAAATGGGGGAACCGCAACGCTGAAAAATTGTCGAAATCTGGCGTTGTCGATCGATGATTTCGAGGGGATGGCGCGATATGCCTTGGTGAATAATATTAGAATGGTCGTGGTCGGTCCTGAATTGCCGCTCTCTCTGGGCATTACCGATTATTTGAGACAGCAGGATTTAACGGTGTTTGGTCCGACTCAAGCGGGTGCACAAATCGAATCGAGTAAGGCTTGGGCGAAAGAGTTGATGCGTGAAGCAGGCATTCCGACTGCACAATCAGAGGTGTTCACGGATGCGAATTCTGCAAAAGAGTACGTTCGCGCTCAAGGTGCACCGATCGTGATTAAAGCGGATGGTTTAGCGGCTGGAAAAGGCGTAACTGTGGCGGAATCGGTTGAACAAGCGGAAAGCGCGATCGAGGCGTGTTTTTCTGGTCAGTTTGGAGAAGCCGGAAGCCAAGTCGTCATTGAGGAATGTCTTACAGGACAGGAAGTTTCAATTCTTGCGGTCACAGATGGCTTAACGATTCGTCCGCTGTTACCGGCTCAAGACCATAAGCGGATTGGAGAAGGAGACACCGGAGAAAATACCGGTGGAATGGGTGCGTATGCGCCAGCCCCGATTGCGACTCCAGAACTGATGAATCGGATTCAGCAAGAAGTTTTAGAGCCAGCGATCAAGACATTGCGCGATCGACAAATCGATTATCGTGGTGTTCTTTATGCTGGACTGATGATCACGCCCGAAGGCGATCCGAAAGTGATTGAATTCAATTGCCGCTTTGGTGATCCAGAAACTCAAGCGATTTTGCCACTGCTTGAAACGCCCTTAGAAAAGCTGCTATACGCCTGTACTCAACAGAAATTAGCGGAGTTTCCTGAAATTGAATGGAAATCGGGCGCAGCAACTTGTGTGGTGATTGCATCAGGTGGTTATCCCGGAAGTTATGCCAAAGGCTTGCCTGTCACTGGAATTGAAGCCGCAGAAGAAACGGGAGCCGCTGTGTTTCATGCAGGAACTCAACTGAAGAACTATCAATTAGTCACAGAAGGCGGACGAGTTTTTGGCGTGAGCGCGATCGGGGAAACGTTTGATCAATCGATCCATGCAGCTTATCGGGCAGTCGATCGGATTCAATTCGAGGGCATGTACTATCGCCGCGATATCGGACACCGCGTAAAGAGCAAGTAA